A DNA window from Cydia pomonella isolate Wapato2018A chromosome 18, ilCydPomo1, whole genome shotgun sequence contains the following coding sequences:
- the LOC133527772 gene encoding uncharacterized protein LOC133527772, which translates to MDKTSEFTEYKLPNESDNSAWKHFLRSVDGLKAKCKMCAKILKNSRSTTPLHNHLKLHGVNLKKSSENATASTSTTSQSQRTISTGETSESEAAEPPKKKTKLTHFFKIEDCMEVHVSKLAALDGLSFNVICTSITIRKLFLKSGYSLPKSPHTIKRIIVSQSAELKLALKQQLNKMKIEGSSFSVSLDEWTSSSQNTRYMNLNLHSPKLPSEGYKNLGLLQIKNKGTAENLYNMLEKQLNDFDLQLSDIVCIISDGAKVMCALGRRTTGFHQLCLAHGIQLAIFDVLYKKNTTATPAAETYSGSDVEASTTIDDSEGDSDFDREYSIEIEEEEGLCIEQTRPSPMQLVDNYKTLINKVRSVVKLLKKSPTKSDILYRNAEDEKKNVHLILDCKTRWSSLADMVTRFILLKQSILKSLIDIKSQITFSEDEFQQLNEIADSLNMIKTTVESICQRDANLLTAEIAMKFMIQKLSENHNQLSMKLVKALKERIAERRLSDVSGTLKYLHNPTNFYREGLGEYPFENPMNDRVKEIIIKLNSRQTQHQEITELQSPEPDNTETEPIPGTSTGSTAMPSNYTIKDQLQAEINRALSAGASTSSQETSDLDLNTKINVEMALYDSGGQRSDSLERAYNSLRTIPPTSVEAERVFSAAGYLCNHLRSKMKEDSIDALSFLRSHYQAQK; encoded by the coding sequence ATGGATAAAACCAGCGAGTTTACGGAGTATAAACTTCCTAATGAAAGTGATAACTCAGCTTGGAAACATTTTTTAAGAAGCGTGGATGGACTCAAAGCAAAGTGCAAGATGTGTGCTAAGATATTGAAAAATTCACGATCAACAACACCGCTCCATAATCATTTAAAACTACACGGAGTTAATCTGAAAAAAAGCTCTGAAAATGCTACCGCTTCCACGTCGACCACGTCTCAATCTCAAAGGACTATCAGCACAGGCGAAACAAGTGAAAGTGAAGCTGCAGAACCacctaagaaaaaaacaaaattaacccATTTCTTCAAAATTGAAGACTGCATGGAAGTACACGTATCCAAATTAGCAGCTTTGGATGGGCTTTCGTTTAACGTTATTTGCACGTCCATTACTATAAGAAAACTTTTCTTAAAAAGTGGATATAGTTTGCCAAAGTCGCCCCACACTATAAAACGAATTATAGTATCACAAAGTGCCGAATTAAAACTGGCTTTGAAACAGCAACTCAATAAGATGAAGATAGAAGGCAGCAGCTTTTCAGTAAGCTTGGATGAGTGGACTTCATCGTCACAAAATACCAGGTACATGAACTTGAACTTACATTCTCCAAAACTGCCATCCGAAGGTTACAAAAACCTTGGATTGTTACAAATCAAAAACAAAGGAACTGCTGAAAACTTGTATAATATGCTTGAGAAGCAGTTAAACGATTTCGATTTGCAGCTCAGTGACATAGTATGCATAATATCTGATGGGGCTAAGGTTATGTGTGCACTGGGACGACGTACTACTGGTTTTCACCAACTATGTTTGGCACACGGTATTCAGCTGGCAATTTTCGAcgtgttatacaaaaaaaataccactGCAACCCCAGCAGCAGAAACTTATTCCGGCTCTGACGTAGAAGCTTCAACGACAATCGACGATTCAGAAGGTGATAGCGACTTTGACCGTGAATACAGTATAGaaatagaagaagaagaaggccTGTGTATTGAGCAAACAAGGCCATCACCAATGCAACTGGTTGATAATTATAAAACTCTTATAAACAAGGTGAGGTCCGTtgttaaacttttaaaaaaatctccGACGAAATCAGATATTCTTTATAGGAATGCCGAAGATGAAAAAAAGAATGTGCATTTGATTCTGGACTGTAAAACAAGGTGGAGTAGCCTTGCGGATATGGTAACAAGGTTTATCTTATTAAAACAATCAATACTTAAATCACTGATTGATATAAAGTCTCAAATAACTTTTTCTGAAGACGAGTTTCAGCAACTGAATGAGATTGCAGATTCGCTTAATATGATTAAAACCACGGTTGAGTCAATATGCCAGAGAGATGCTAATTTATTAACGGCTGAAATTGCAATGAAGTTCATGATTCAAAAACTATCCGAAAATCATAATCAGCTTTCGATGAAACTAGTAAAGGCACTAAAGGAAAGGATCGCTGAGCGGAGACTATCAGACGTAAGTGGCACACTTAAGTACTTACATAATCCCACAAATTTTTACAGAGAAGGTTTAGGCGAATATCCTTTTGAAAACCCGATGAACGACCGCgtaaaagaaattataataaaattaaacagtcGCCAAACACAACATCAAGAGATTACAGAATTACAGAGTCCTGAGCCTGACAATACCGAAACTGAGCCTATTCCTGGTACCAGTACAGGTTCTACTGCGATGCCATCGAATTATACAATAAAGGATCAGCTACAAGCTGAAATAAACCGAGCATTGTCCGCAGGTGCTTCCACAAGTTCTCAAGAAACAAGTGATTTAGATTTAAACACTAAAATAAACGTGGAAATGGCCTTATATGACAGTGGTGGCCAAAGATCAGATAGTCTCGAACGTGCGTACAATTCACTGCGTACAATACCACCGACAAGTGTTGAAGCGGAAAGAGTTTTTTCCGCAGCTGgttatttatgtaatcacttaAGGTCTAAAATGAAGGAAGACTCTATAGATGCTTTGAGTTTTCTCAGATCACACTACCAGGCTCAAAAATAA